In Isoptericola jiangsuensis, the following proteins share a genomic window:
- a CDS encoding YitT family protein, with translation MSTPRPADPTAAVKHSLFEDALGILTGTFVISLGLYLLESVSAVTGGTAGLSLLVSYVLPAPFAVLFVLVNLPFFLLAIRMKGWDFTLRTGLSIALVSGFSTLHPAMLGHVEVAPAYGVVAGNVLAGVGLLILFRHRASLGGFNIVALVAQDRLGWRAGYVQMALDTAVVLAAVAVVPPATVLLSVLGAVLLSVILAVNHRPGRYTGY, from the coding sequence ATGAGCACGCCACGCCCCGCCGACCCGACGGCCGCCGTCAAGCACTCGCTGTTCGAGGACGCCCTCGGCATCCTCACCGGGACCTTCGTCATCTCGCTCGGTCTGTACCTGCTGGAGTCGGTCTCCGCGGTCACCGGCGGTACCGCGGGGCTCTCGCTGCTCGTCAGCTACGTCCTCCCCGCGCCGTTCGCCGTCCTGTTCGTCCTGGTCAACCTGCCCTTCTTCCTGCTGGCGATCCGCATGAAGGGCTGGGACTTCACGCTGCGCACCGGCCTGTCCATCGCGCTCGTCTCCGGCTTCAGCACCCTGCACCCCGCGATGCTCGGGCACGTCGAGGTCGCACCCGCCTACGGCGTCGTCGCCGGCAACGTGCTGGCGGGCGTCGGGCTGCTCATCCTGTTCCGCCATCGTGCGAGCCTCGGCGGGTTCAACATCGTCGCCCTCGTCGCCCAGGACCGTCTCGGCTGGCGCGCAGGCTACGTCCAGATGGCCCTGGACACGGCGGTCGTGCTCGCGGCGGTCGCGGTCGTGCCCCCGGCCACCGTGCTGTTGTCCGTCCTCGGCGCCGTGCTGCTGAGCGTCATCCTCGCGGTGAACCACCGCCCCGGGCGCTACACCGGGTACTGA
- a CDS encoding organic hydroperoxide resistance protein codes for MIQTIGYTAEALSTGAGRDGHVRSDDGRVDLEMAPPKGLGGSGEGSNPEQLFAAGYAACFHSALQAVARQQKVALADTSVGARVHIGANGEGGFELAVELEVVVPGVPREQAQALADAAEQVCPYSNATRGNIDVTVTVVED; via the coding sequence ATGATCCAGACCATCGGCTACACCGCGGAGGCCCTGTCCACCGGAGCGGGCCGCGACGGCCACGTCCGGTCCGACGACGGGCGTGTCGACCTCGAGATGGCGCCCCCGAAGGGGCTCGGCGGATCGGGCGAGGGGTCCAACCCCGAACAGCTCTTCGCCGCCGGGTACGCCGCCTGCTTCCACTCGGCGCTGCAGGCCGTGGCCCGCCAGCAGAAGGTCGCGCTGGCCGACACCTCGGTGGGCGCGCGGGTCCACATCGGGGCGAACGGCGAGGGCGGGTTCGAGCTGGCGGTGGAGCTGGAGGTCGTCGTGCCCGGTGTCCCGCGCGAGCAGGCGCAGGCGCTCGCGGACGCCGCCGAGCAGGTCTGCCCGTACTCGAACGCCACCCGCGGCAACATCGACGTGACCGTCACGGTCGTCGAGGACTGA
- a CDS encoding LLM class F420-dependent oxidoreductase, which yields MTLRFGLKLAQDAPVESFREVWRTADEAGFDHVWVMDHIAALGDDPTRPIFDAWAMQAAMAVDTTRVRIGCMVSGNSYRHPGMLAKLATTVDHLSGGRLEFGIGAGWNEREHAMYGLDLGSVRTRMDRLEEALQVVRSLWTEPTTTFAGEHYRLTDAVAEPKPVQRPHPPIWVGGSGPRRTLRLVARYADAWNDTTSTPEQLAGLVEVLERHCADVGRDPAEVRRTVQLRLREHALGDLAGLVERYAALGVTEFVVVLPPDGDLRGHLDDVVAELPRLRVAG from the coding sequence ATGACGCTGCGCTTCGGTCTCAAGCTGGCCCAGGACGCCCCGGTGGAGTCGTTCCGCGAGGTGTGGCGCACGGCAGACGAGGCGGGGTTCGACCACGTGTGGGTGATGGACCACATCGCGGCCCTCGGCGACGACCCGACGCGGCCGATCTTCGACGCGTGGGCGATGCAGGCCGCGATGGCGGTGGACACGACGCGGGTGCGGATCGGCTGCATGGTGTCGGGGAACTCGTACCGCCACCCGGGGATGCTGGCGAAGCTCGCGACGACGGTGGACCACCTGTCCGGCGGGCGCCTCGAGTTCGGCATCGGCGCGGGCTGGAACGAGCGCGAGCACGCGATGTACGGGCTGGACCTGGGCTCGGTGCGCACCCGGATGGACCGGCTGGAGGAGGCGCTGCAGGTCGTGCGCTCCCTGTGGACGGAGCCGACGACGACGTTCGCCGGGGAGCACTACCGCCTCACCGACGCGGTGGCGGAGCCGAAGCCGGTGCAGCGCCCGCACCCGCCGATCTGGGTCGGCGGGTCGGGGCCGCGGCGCACGCTGCGCCTGGTGGCGCGGTACGCGGACGCCTGGAACGACACGACCAGCACCCCCGAGCAGCTCGCCGGCCTGGTCGAGGTGCTGGAGCGGCACTGCGCGGACGTCGGCCGCGACCCGGCCGAGGTCCGGCGCACCGTCCAGCTGCGCCTGCGCGAGCATGCGCTGGGCGACCTCGCGGGACTCGTGGAGCGGTACGCGGCGCTCGGTGTCACGGAGTTCGTCGTGGTGCTGCCCCCGGACGGCGACCTGCGCGGGCACCTGGACGACGTCGTCGCCGAACTGCCGCGCCTGCGCGTCGCGGGCTGA
- a CDS encoding copper resistance CopC/CopD family protein, whose translation MTARPIVAAFSAALALLLITLGATPAAAHTALDTSDPADGSTTDGAVTRVVLTFTRPVTPLGDAVEVEGPDGPVTVEVTARQDGAVLVATPSDALTDGEYRLEWTVAAQDGHPLDGTVAFTVAGAPAEPEGGDGGAASEPATPGPTTSDEAPHPEDAGASAADGSASTAAAVGGVLARLGGAAALWGQLVGLGGLLFAALVLRGTDRRDVPDVLRVVRWTGALVLGGLVLRLAARAVVVAGGELGVALSGTGLADALAGSARTVFALQALGALAVLAGARRSLPGSWLAVVGVLLATAGQVLDGHSNTGTPWWLVVGVDVAHLAAAATWIGGVVMIGVVLRARRVQGRFLDAGRLGARFSTVGAVAVVVVGVAGVLLAVEILDRPAQLWETSWGLVLLAKVAVVGIVAAFGAHQHFRVVPTLEAPGHGARRAHAAAGRLQRGARSETTLLVVVVVLTAWLVAASVHV comes from the coding sequence ATGACTGCCCGACCCATCGTGGCAGCGTTCAGCGCTGCCCTCGCCCTGCTCCTGATCACCCTGGGCGCGACGCCCGCCGCCGCCCACACCGCCCTGGACACCTCGGACCCCGCCGACGGATCGACGACCGACGGCGCCGTCACCCGGGTCGTCCTGACGTTCACCAGGCCCGTCACACCGCTCGGCGACGCCGTCGAGGTCGAGGGCCCCGACGGCCCCGTCACGGTGGAGGTGACCGCACGACAGGACGGCGCCGTGCTCGTGGCGACCCCGTCGGACGCGCTCACCGACGGCGAGTACCGGCTGGAGTGGACCGTGGCCGCGCAGGACGGCCATCCGCTGGACGGCACCGTCGCCTTCACCGTGGCGGGGGCCCCGGCCGAGCCGGAGGGCGGGGACGGCGGCGCCGCGTCGGAGCCCGCCACGCCCGGCCCGACGACGTCCGACGAAGCGCCGCACCCCGAGGACGCCGGTGCGTCCGCGGCCGACGGCAGCGCGTCGACCGCCGCGGCCGTGGGCGGGGTGCTCGCCCGCCTCGGCGGCGCGGCCGCGCTCTGGGGCCAGCTCGTCGGCCTCGGGGGACTCCTGTTCGCCGCGCTCGTGCTGCGCGGCACCGACCGCCGCGACGTCCCGGACGTCCTGCGCGTCGTGCGCTGGACGGGCGCCCTGGTCCTCGGCGGGCTCGTCCTGCGGCTCGCGGCCAGGGCCGTCGTCGTGGCCGGCGGTGAGCTCGGCGTCGCGCTGTCCGGGACCGGCCTCGCCGACGCGCTCGCGGGCAGCGCCCGCACCGTGTTCGCCCTCCAGGCGCTCGGAGCCCTCGCCGTGCTGGCCGGTGCGCGCCGCAGCCTGCCCGGTTCCTGGCTCGCCGTGGTCGGCGTCCTGCTCGCCACCGCCGGCCAGGTGCTCGACGGCCACTCCAACACCGGGACCCCGTGGTGGCTCGTCGTCGGGGTGGACGTCGCGCACCTGGCCGCGGCAGCCACCTGGATCGGCGGTGTCGTCATGATCGGCGTGGTGCTGCGCGCCCGTCGTGTCCAGGGTCGCTTCCTCGACGCCGGGCGGCTCGGCGCACGCTTCTCCACCGTCGGCGCGGTGGCCGTCGTGGTGGTCGGCGTCGCGGGCGTGCTCCTCGCCGTCGAGATCCTCGACCGGCCCGCCCAGCTCTGGGAGACCTCCTGGGGGCTCGTCCTCCTGGCCAAGGTCGCCGTCGTCGGGATCGTCGCCGCGTTCGGCGCGCACCAGCACTTCCGGGTGGTGCCCACCCTCGAGGCCCCGGGCCACGGGGCCCGGCGGGCCCACGCCGCCGCCGGCCGGCTCCAGCGCGGGGCCCGGTCCGAGACCACGCTGCTCGTCGTGGTCGTGGTGCTCACCGCCTGGCTGGTGGCCGCGTCGGTGCACGTCTGA
- a CDS encoding hemerythrin domain-containing protein has translation MTDFYVAAPGESSPPVPDGPRLCRGDDMRVVHNAFLWGYERAPGLVRGVAAGDTVRSGLVGRWLGDLDATLHVHHESEDTLLWDRLEGRAPACALHVGQMRAHHAQVQALLHEAEPLLTSWRDSADPATGERLADAYERMLAVLRVHLRREVVEMIPVVEKVLTEAEWQELGEHSMQAIPRSRLLPQIGFMITASPDAGPAMLDDAPTPVRWMYRLFGRRQFERTFRDLFPGEPIPRT, from the coding sequence GTGACCGACTTCTACGTCGCCGCGCCGGGGGAGTCCTCGCCGCCCGTGCCGGACGGGCCGCGGCTGTGCCGCGGCGACGACATGCGGGTGGTCCACAACGCGTTCCTGTGGGGGTACGAGCGTGCGCCCGGGCTCGTGCGCGGGGTCGCCGCCGGCGACACCGTCCGCAGCGGGCTCGTGGGGCGCTGGCTCGGCGACCTCGACGCCACCCTGCACGTCCACCACGAGAGCGAGGACACCCTGCTGTGGGACCGCCTCGAGGGCAGGGCACCCGCGTGCGCGCTGCACGTCGGGCAGATGCGGGCCCACCACGCCCAGGTCCAGGCGCTCCTGCACGAGGCCGAGCCGCTGCTCACCTCGTGGCGGGACAGCGCCGACCCCGCCACCGGCGAACGGCTCGCGGACGCCTACGAGCGCATGCTCGCCGTGCTGCGGGTGCACCTGCGTCGCGAGGTCGTCGAGATGATCCCCGTCGTGGAGAAGGTGCTCACCGAGGCCGAGTGGCAGGAGCTGGGGGAGCACTCCATGCAGGCCATCCCGCGCTCGCGGCTCCTGCCCCAGATCGGCTTCATGATCACCGCGTCGCCCGACGCCGGACCGGCCATGCTCGACGACGCCCCCACGCCCGTGCGCTGGATGTACCGGCTGTTCGGTCGGCGCCAGTTCGAGCGGACGTTCCGCGACCTGTTCCCCGGGGAGCCGATCCCGCGCACCTGA
- a CDS encoding glycoside hydrolase family 3 protein produces MNERSAGIGQVGGEDQLAQGRVQLRSKDTWIPDGLGEVSRRAAAEGVVLLKNEHDVLPLSGSAPIAVFGRVQVDYFTVGYGSGGDVRPPYSWNLLDALRADPALEVDAALAERYETWCAAHPVEAEPEWGTWPRSHPEMPLSEADIAEVAARTPLALVVVGRAAGEAREQALEDGSFFLTDDERTLLARVGAAFERTVVVVDTGNVIDLAWTRDEALDAVVLAWQGGMESGRAVVDVLTGAVPAGGRLTATVAHRYEDYPTHEHFGAADHNEYVEDVYVGYRWFETFAPDAVLYPFGFGLSYTTFDVRDVVVGRDGDTVTVTAQVANAGTHDGTEVVQVYVRAPHGLLGRPARHLVGFAKTAVLRPGDVTSVEVVFDLADVAGYDDAGVTGHRSSFVLEAGTYEVLVGADVRAARPVGGVDVEELRVVRTLSEVAAPRPEHAFERVVARPGEHGLAEPGVEKVPTATVARRERVLAGLPAALERTGDVGIVLGDVAAGRATLEAFVAQLDDDELEALTRGDFTMDSPLGEPGNAGALGGTVASLRDKGVPALTTTDGPAGIRLAVHTALLPCGTALASTWNPGLVRELNALLGAEMAAKGSDVLLAPGMNIQRDPLCGRNFEYFSEDPLVTGLMAAATVDGIQGAGLAACPKHFAANNQETNREHNDSRVSERALREIYLRGFEICVTRSAPRTIMTSYNKVNGVWAHYHHDLVTTVLREEWGYTGAVMTDWWMRPATDPDFPALTNDAYRVRAQVDVHMPGAWHRDDRHGDGSLLASLHADDGITLGELQRTARNVLRLVLSSPRASA; encoded by the coding sequence GTGAACGAGCGCAGCGCAGGAATCGGTCAGGTCGGCGGCGAGGACCAGCTCGCGCAGGGACGCGTGCAGCTGAGGTCGAAGGACACGTGGATCCCCGACGGGCTGGGGGAGGTCTCGCGGCGGGCCGCGGCCGAGGGCGTGGTGCTGCTCAAGAACGAGCACGACGTGCTGCCGCTTTCTGGGAGCGCTCCCATCGCGGTGTTCGGCCGCGTCCAGGTCGACTACTTCACCGTCGGCTACGGCTCGGGCGGCGACGTCCGCCCGCCCTACAGCTGGAACCTCCTCGACGCGTTGCGCGCCGACCCCGCGCTCGAGGTGGACGCCGCGCTCGCCGAGCGCTACGAGACCTGGTGCGCCGCCCACCCCGTCGAGGCCGAGCCCGAGTGGGGCACCTGGCCGCGCTCGCACCCCGAGATGCCGCTCAGCGAGGCCGACATCGCCGAGGTCGCCGCCCGCACGCCCCTGGCGCTCGTCGTCGTCGGCCGCGCCGCCGGCGAGGCCCGCGAGCAGGCCCTCGAGGACGGCAGCTTCTTCCTCACCGACGACGAGCGCACCCTGCTCGCCCGGGTCGGCGCCGCCTTCGAGCGGACCGTCGTCGTGGTCGACACGGGCAACGTGATCGACCTGGCCTGGACGCGCGACGAGGCGCTCGACGCCGTGGTGCTGGCCTGGCAGGGCGGCATGGAGTCCGGGCGGGCCGTCGTCGACGTCCTCACCGGCGCCGTCCCCGCCGGCGGCCGCCTCACCGCGACCGTCGCGCACCGCTACGAGGACTACCCCACCCACGAGCACTTCGGCGCCGCCGATCACAACGAGTACGTCGAGGACGTCTACGTCGGCTACCGCTGGTTCGAGACCTTCGCGCCCGACGCCGTGCTCTACCCCTTCGGGTTCGGCCTGTCGTACACCACCTTCGACGTGCGCGACGTCGTCGTGGGCCGCGACGGCGACACCGTGACCGTCACCGCGCAGGTCGCGAACGCCGGCACCCACGACGGCACCGAGGTCGTCCAGGTCTACGTCCGCGCCCCGCACGGCCTGCTCGGCCGCCCCGCGCGCCACCTCGTGGGCTTCGCCAAGACCGCCGTGCTGCGCCCGGGCGACGTCACGTCGGTCGAGGTCGTGTTCGACCTCGCCGACGTCGCCGGCTACGACGACGCGGGCGTCACCGGGCACCGGTCGTCCTTCGTCCTGGAGGCCGGCACCTACGAGGTGCTCGTCGGCGCCGACGTGCGCGCCGCCCGCCCGGTCGGCGGTGTCGACGTCGAGGAGCTGCGCGTCGTGCGCACCCTGAGCGAGGTCGCGGCCCCGCGACCCGAGCACGCGTTCGAGCGCGTCGTGGCGCGCCCGGGCGAGCACGGCCTCGCCGAGCCGGGCGTGGAGAAGGTGCCGACGGCCACGGTGGCGCGGCGCGAGCGGGTCCTCGCCGGCCTGCCCGCCGCCCTGGAGCGCACCGGCGACGTCGGGATCGTGCTCGGCGACGTCGCGGCCGGGCGGGCGACCCTCGAGGCGTTCGTCGCGCAGCTCGACGACGACGAGCTGGAGGCCCTCACACGCGGCGACTTCACCATGGACTCCCCGCTGGGCGAGCCCGGCAACGCCGGCGCCCTGGGCGGCACGGTCGCCTCCCTGCGGGACAAGGGCGTGCCCGCCCTGACGACCACGGACGGCCCGGCCGGGATCCGCCTGGCCGTGCACACGGCGCTGCTGCCCTGCGGCACCGCGCTCGCCTCGACCTGGAACCCCGGCCTGGTGCGCGAGCTCAACGCGCTGCTGGGCGCCGAGATGGCGGCCAAGGGCTCGGACGTGCTGCTCGCGCCCGGGATGAACATCCAGCGCGACCCCCTGTGCGGACGCAACTTCGAGTACTTCTCGGAGGACCCCCTGGTGACCGGCCTCATGGCGGCCGCCACCGTCGACGGCATCCAGGGCGCCGGCCTGGCCGCCTGCCCCAAGCACTTCGCGGCGAACAACCAGGAGACCAACCGCGAGCACAACGACTCGCGCGTCTCCGAGCGGGCCCTGCGCGAGATCTACCTGCGCGGGTTCGAGATCTGCGTGACCCGGTCCGCGCCGCGCACGATCATGACGTCGTACAACAAGGTCAACGGGGTGTGGGCGCACTACCACCACGACCTCGTCACCACGGTGCTGCGCGAGGAGTGGGGCTACACCGGCGCCGTCATGACCGACTGGTGGATGCGCCCGGCGACCGACCCCGACTTCCCGGCGCTGACGAACGACGCCTACCGGGTGCGCGCCCAGGTGGACGTGCACATGCCCGGGGCCTGGCACCGCGACGACCGCCACGGTGACGGCTCCCTGCTGGCGTCCCTGCACGCCGACGACGGCATCACCCTGGGCGAGCTCCAGCGCACGGCCCGCAACGTGCTGCGCCTCGTGCTGTCGAGCCCCCGCGCCTCCGCCTGA
- a CDS encoding pectinesterase family protein, with product MPCRRTAASAALTTLLVGALCATTLPAQAHDSPGRVEEPVATVVVAPDGSGDATTVQEAVDLAPTGSTGRVEILLRPGTYSGRVDVDAAHPNLTFVGATGDPRDVVITDDRAAGTPKPEGGTWGTSGSATVTISGEGFQARAVTFENAFDEAAHPEITNRQAVAVKTRADKVVFDDVRFLGNQDTLYLDTPSVDVPARVYVRDSYVEGDVDFVFGRATAVIEDTTIRALSRDSTPNGYVFAPSTSKDFAHGFLVIGSRLTTNAADGSYFLARPWHPSSAPDNDPRLVVRDSWLGKHLAVDDPWTTMSGYDWLPGSNAEFRNAGPGARVTADRPQLTRAQARDHEVADHLSGDDGWAPQRTERCH from the coding sequence ATGCCTTGCCGACGCACCGCCGCGTCCGCCGCCCTCACCACCCTGCTCGTCGGCGCCCTGTGCGCCACCACGCTCCCCGCGCAGGCCCACGACTCCCCCGGCCGCGTCGAGGAACCCGTGGCCACCGTCGTGGTCGCGCCCGACGGCAGCGGCGACGCCACCACCGTCCAGGAGGCGGTCGACCTCGCGCCCACCGGCTCGACCGGACGGGTCGAGATCCTTCTCCGCCCCGGCACGTACTCCGGCCGCGTCGACGTCGACGCCGCCCACCCGAACCTCACGTTCGTCGGCGCCACCGGCGACCCGCGGGACGTCGTCATCACCGACGACCGCGCCGCGGGCACCCCGAAGCCCGAGGGCGGCACGTGGGGCACCTCCGGGTCGGCCACGGTCACGATCTCCGGCGAGGGCTTCCAGGCCCGTGCGGTGACGTTCGAGAACGCCTTCGACGAGGCCGCCCACCCCGAGATCACCAACCGCCAGGCCGTCGCCGTGAAGACCCGGGCGGACAAGGTCGTCTTCGACGACGTCCGCTTCCTCGGCAACCAGGACACCCTCTACCTCGACACCCCGAGCGTGGACGTCCCCGCCCGCGTGTACGTCCGCGACAGCTACGTCGAGGGCGACGTCGACTTCGTCTTCGGCCGCGCCACCGCCGTCATCGAGGACACGACCATCCGAGCGCTGAGCCGGGACAGCACGCCCAACGGCTACGTGTTCGCGCCCAGCACCTCGAAGGACTTCGCCCACGGGTTCCTCGTGATCGGCTCGCGCCTGACCACGAACGCCGCCGACGGGTCCTACTTCCTGGCCCGGCCGTGGCACCCGAGCAGCGCCCCGGACAACGACCCGCGGCTCGTCGTACGCGACTCCTGGCTCGGCAAGCACCTCGCCGTGGACGACCCGTGGACCACGATGTCCGGCTACGACTGGCTGCCCGGCAGCAACGCGGAGTTCCGCAACGCCGGCCCCGGCGCGCGCGTCACGGCGGACCGCCCGCAGCTGACGCGGGCGCAGGCGCGCGACCACGAGGTCGCGGACCACCTGTCCGGCGACGACGGCTGGGCACCGCAGCGCACCGAGCGCTGCCACTGA
- a CDS encoding hemolysin family protein, producing the protein MLTTWLTLLGGVVATAVIIAANGYFVAQEFAYMSVDRSRLAARAAAGDAAAARALTVTRRTSFMLSGAQLGITVTGLLVGYVAEPLVGASLGELLGGVGVPAGVSVAVGTVLALAASTLVQMIFGELFPKNLAIAAPEPLATGLARSTQVYLAVFGWLVTVFDRSADALLRLVRIEPVHDVDSSATADDLEHIVADSRDSGDLPADLSLVLDRILDFPHRDVEHAMVPRSRVDVVAPDLTVGEVRALMAVAHTRYPVMGSDDEPAGVVHLLDVLAAADHDAPAASIMRPPVVVPTLMLLPDALRALEDAGQELACVIDEYGGFVGILTVEDLSEEVAGEITDEHDADRPPDVVADGPDAWLAAGDAHLDEVERETGHDLPRGDFETLAGLLIAVAGGLPARDDVVDVELPVDPADLALDSPPRRVLRAHVVDVARRVPARVRLTLEAGPTPVGVPAAPSDAEGDRS; encoded by the coding sequence GTGCTGACCACCTGGCTGACCCTCCTCGGGGGTGTCGTGGCCACCGCCGTGATCATCGCGGCGAACGGCTACTTCGTGGCCCAGGAGTTCGCCTACATGTCCGTGGACAGGTCCCGGCTCGCGGCCCGGGCCGCGGCCGGGGACGCCGCCGCGGCCCGGGCGCTGACGGTCACCCGTCGCACCTCCTTCATGCTGTCCGGCGCCCAGCTCGGTATCACCGTGACCGGCCTGCTCGTCGGGTACGTCGCCGAGCCGCTCGTCGGCGCCTCGCTCGGCGAGCTCCTGGGCGGCGTCGGGGTGCCGGCCGGGGTCAGCGTCGCGGTCGGCACCGTCCTGGCGCTCGCCGCCTCGACCCTGGTGCAGATGATCTTCGGCGAGCTGTTCCCGAAGAACCTCGCGATCGCCGCCCCCGAACCGCTCGCGACGGGTCTCGCCCGGTCCACGCAGGTGTACCTGGCGGTCTTCGGCTGGCTCGTCACCGTGTTCGACCGCTCCGCCGACGCCCTGCTGCGCCTGGTGCGGATCGAGCCGGTCCACGACGTCGACTCCAGCGCCACGGCCGACGACCTGGAGCACATCGTCGCCGACTCCCGCGACAGCGGGGACCTGCCCGCCGACCTGTCGCTCGTCCTCGACCGCATCCTCGACTTCCCGCACCGCGACGTCGAGCACGCCATGGTGCCGCGCTCCCGGGTCGACGTCGTGGCGCCCGACCTCACCGTCGGCGAGGTCCGCGCCCTCATGGCGGTCGCGCACACCCGCTACCCGGTGATGGGCTCCGACGACGAGCCCGCCGGCGTGGTCCACCTGCTCGACGTGCTCGCCGCCGCCGACCACGACGCGCCCGCCGCGTCGATCATGCGGCCGCCCGTCGTCGTGCCGACCCTCATGCTGCTGCCCGACGCCCTGCGCGCGCTCGAGGACGCCGGCCAGGAGCTCGCGTGCGTCATCGACGAGTACGGCGGGTTCGTGGGCATCCTCACCGTGGAGGACCTGTCGGAGGAGGTCGCCGGCGAGATCACCGACGAGCACGACGCCGACCGGCCCCCGGACGTGGTCGCCGACGGCCCCGACGCCTGGCTCGCCGCGGGCGACGCCCATCTGGACGAGGTCGAGCGCGAGACCGGTCACGACCTGCCGCGCGGCGACTTCGAGACCCTCGCCGGGCTGCTCATCGCGGTGGCGGGCGGCCTGCCCGCGCGTGACGACGTCGTCGACGTCGAGCTGCCCGTCGACCCGGCCGACCTCGCGCTCGACTCCCCGCCCCGGCGCGTCCTGCGCGCCCACGTCGTGGACGTGGCGCGGCGCGTCCCCGCCCGGGTCCGCCTCACGCTGGAGGCCGGGCCGACCCCGGTCGGCGTCCCGGCCGCACCGTCCGACGCCGAGGGAGACCGGTCATGA
- a CDS encoding MarR family winged helix-turn-helix transcriptional regulator — MPDSGASRALDPLLCFAVYSLERRITRLYADLLAPWGLSYLQYVVVTALGGNAGAGLTVGELGAVLDLDSGTLSPLLKRLEARDVVRRTRSTADERVVVVTLTDAGRALHEELGDVQRCLAERMPPDEQAAVELRDQLRRANDFLAGHAGPGATTRHEETTA; from the coding sequence GTGCCCGACTCCGGCGCCTCCCGCGCGCTCGACCCGCTGCTGTGCTTCGCCGTCTACTCCCTGGAGCGACGGATCACGAGGCTGTACGCCGACCTGCTCGCACCGTGGGGGCTGAGCTACCTGCAGTACGTGGTCGTCACCGCGCTCGGTGGGAACGCCGGCGCCGGGCTCACGGTGGGGGAGCTCGGAGCGGTGCTCGACCTCGACTCCGGCACGCTGTCGCCGCTGCTCAAGCGGCTCGAGGCGCGCGACGTCGTGCGGCGGACCCGGTCCACCGCCGACGAGCGGGTCGTCGTCGTCACCCTGACCGACGCCGGGCGCGCGCTGCACGAGGAGCTGGGCGACGTCCAGCGCTGCCTCGCCGAGCGGATGCCGCCCGACGAGCAGGCCGCGGTCGAGCTGCGCGACCAGCTCCGCCGCGCCAACGACTTCCTGGCCGGTCACGCCGGACCCGGCGCGACCACACGACACGAGGAGACCACAGCATGA
- a CDS encoding CNNM domain-containing protein, which yields MTNPWFVLGATMALIVLSAFFVVIEFALLGARRHRLEEAAPTSRGARAALRSTHELTTMLAGAQLGITVCTFALGAVTKPAVDAWLTPVLTATGLPAWLADVLAFALALLAVTFLHLVVGEMAPKSWAIAHPERAAVLVAPVARWYVWPFRPVLAFANAVANRLVRRVGVEPVESAAVGGHDAATIRHLVEHSARVGVLDASVRSPLAGAIDLTTRTVGSFLRPGSRPTAVARTATVADVQAAARASGHLRILVQSGDPGRPDVVHVRDTLLEPPARAAADLARPVHVVTSHDPVHEALAGMRRVSEQLAVVVDDGVVVGVVTLHDVLGRVVPRPA from the coding sequence ATGACCAACCCCTGGTTCGTGCTGGGCGCCACCATGGCGCTCATCGTCCTGAGCGCGTTCTTCGTGGTCATCGAGTTCGCGCTGCTGGGCGCCCGCCGGCACCGGCTGGAGGAGGCCGCGCCGACCAGCCGGGGAGCGCGCGCCGCCCTGCGGTCCACCCATGAGCTGACGACCATGCTCGCCGGGGCGCAGCTCGGCATCACCGTGTGCACGTTCGCGCTCGGCGCCGTCACCAAGCCGGCGGTCGACGCGTGGCTCACCCCCGTGCTGACGGCCACCGGCCTGCCCGCCTGGCTCGCCGACGTGCTCGCCTTCGCCCTCGCGCTGCTGGCGGTCACGTTCCTGCACCTCGTGGTCGGCGAGATGGCGCCCAAGTCGTGGGCCATCGCCCACCCGGAACGCGCCGCCGTGCTCGTCGCCCCCGTGGCGCGCTGGTACGTGTGGCCGTTCCGCCCGGTGCTCGCCTTCGCCAACGCCGTCGCGAACCGGCTCGTCCGACGCGTCGGGGTGGAGCCGGTCGAGAGCGCCGCGGTCGGCGGTCACGACGCCGCGACGATCCGGCACCTCGTCGAGCACTCGGCACGGGTCGGCGTGCTGGACGCCAGCGTGCGCTCGCCGCTGGCCGGGGCGATCGACCTCACCACCCGCACCGTCGGGTCGTTCCTGCGGCCCGGGAGCCGCCCGACCGCGGTCGCGCGGACGGCGACGGTCGCCGACGTGCAGGCGGCCGCGCGCGCGAGCGGGCACCTGCGGATCCTGGTGCAGTCCGGCGACCCCGGCCGGCCCGACGTCGTGCACGTGCGCGACACGCTCCTGGAGCCGCCGGCGCGCGCCGCGGCCGACCTCGCCCGGCCCGTCCACGTCGTCACGTCGCACGACCCGGTCCACGAGGCGCTCGCGGGCATGCGTCGCGTGAGCGAACAGCTGGCCGTCGTGGTCGACGACGGGGTGGTCGTCGGCGTGGTCACCCTCCACGACGTCCTCGGCCGGGTGGTCCCGCGACCCGCGTGA